CCTTGTATTCTTATATTGGCGCTGTTTTATACTGGTCCAAATTTTCTCATGTTGGCTAAATTAAGTTAGGTGTCAGCGCAATCTATTTCATAAGACTTACATAATGTACCTTCATATCTGTCTTATACTTAGTATTGAATTATATACTATACAGTTACTGATTTATGTTGGGGTCATCAATATGcgttttacaggtccgtaaaacacatattgaccgaaacataattCTAAAATTGTTATAAATATGCCCCTCTgaaatgcattcatttgactggcccatatttcatacatataagaaaatgtgatatcacaagagtcattgtCACTTTTGCAGGTCAGTATCGCTTTTTACGGACTCGCGCGTGTACTCATTTCGACAATCAAATTAGCGCATATAATATTGCCATTTACAAATGATTTCTTATTGGCCTATATTTTTATCCGGGGATGGTCGCATTGACCAAAGTCCGAAGGCCGGGTTAATACGACTGCCAAAGGACAAATTGTAAggcaaatattaaaacatttgataaatcatAAATTAATTCAATTCCGACAACCAAAATGTTTGACACACTTATCGACCCTATCTTCTGTTACTGGCCCTGATACTTTTACATACAGGTCCTGATTTACTCATACTGGCTCAGTTTGGTTTTTGTATTGACTCAatctgtttatcataatatatcCAATTTGTCTAATATCGGATGGTTGTAGAGTAataaatgttacataattatactcTTCAATAGGAAGACATGACGCTTCGCAATTTACAGTTTAAATGAAAATCAATAGCTACACCAGATAACGTAAAACTACGCATAACACATTATGCACGTATAAACTTCTTGTccttatttttgataataaagtaCAGGTAAGGAAAACGACAATTTGGTAAAAAAAGTTATCTTTATCTGTGGGAGAATTTCACGTCCAAATACTCAATTGCTTTGAACTTTACAATCGTGTGATTTTGcacatttgaataaaatctaaaacGTAGATCCATTGGAAGCACAGAGAACAAGGCAACAGTAAATGAAACCAAGCGGGTCATTTCTTCAGattcatatattcatatatttatttatttatttataacaaaaaagcAATTACAAATAAATAGCCTAATAAATATTTGTTCTGTCCATGAAATTGAATCAAATATCtcttatcatttaaatatttattgttatgcagttatataaacatattaatgTTACTATCCTTTatgaaataaatgacaaaatcCAACAATACAGAACCCTGTAATTAAAGCCCTTACACGCCGCAATGGAACAATCAGTGGCAAAATATCACTAAGGTGTTGAAACAGGTTAGCAGTGTACCAAACCACCGTCTTGGTCCGACCCACACTATTTTCCAGGTTACAGAACAGTaataaaagacaaataaaaagcCAACAGAACAGCCAGCAGTGTATACACCATATAACAAACGCATATGGCCAtgtaaatcaaaaatgaaaggaaaacaaACGATTTGAAGTTGATGAGCATATATGTGTTttaatatacaaacatatttaagtttcaaatcatcAGTTCAATAACGTTGTATAATGTAGTAACTCAAACGTATAGCTATTGATGAGCATATATGTGTTTTAATATACAAGCATATTTAAGTTTCAAATAATCAGTTCAATAACGTTGTACAATGTAGTAACCCAAACGTATTGACAAGCACATATTAACAGATCGGTTTCCATTTAGTCAAAGATTATATCTTCTTTAATCTTGTATCAGAATTGAAGGGAACGAAAATCATTTGCGTCTGAATGTAAGTATATATGTGATATCAATATAAGGTTCAGGACAGCATTCGTACCTACTCACGTTCCTCCTGGCCGATATTTTGGTCATGTTCAAATGAAGATTCGAATAATCATGGACTTCCGGTTCATACAGTAACTGCAGATCCAGCTCTTGACCAGATCTCGTCCAGGACGTGAACTTTAAAATACACAAGACTTCTTCCTTTGCTAATAGAAGACTTTCATTCAAAGTACAGatgaattttgtgatttttagtGGGTGAAATGACACATTACCATCGTACTTCAGAACGGCGTTCAAATCCCCAGCAACAAAGCCCTTGTACTCGTCAACACTGAAAAAAGTTATGTAATGTTTCTTgtaacatattcatatttttttaattttaattgtctGATGTTTTGAGAGTTATTTGAGAAAATGGTGTTCGAAAATTACTCACTACATCATTTTTagtagaaaaaaaacctttattaTGTCCATTTAATATGTCATAATAATTCGTATTTTTAATCTCTTcctttgttatcatttttatttcttttttttttttttttttggcattttagTGGGATCGATTCGTAAtaagaaatgccaaaatacttcagaaaatgggaaaagcactcAATTTGGCACAATTTTTATCAAAgcaaaagacatttttttcaagataccCATTTGATACGGCAAGATGGCCGATACGGCGGCCATTTTAAATATGGACCCTAAAACTTGATATTAACTGTTAGGGATTCTAATGAAAGCTCATAATTTACATTCATTCCCAAAATGCACTGAAATTACACATTACCATCGTACTTCAGAACGGCGTTCAAATCCCCAGCAACAAAGCCCTTGTACTCGTCAACACTGAAAAAAGTTATGTAATGTTTCTTgtaacatattcatatttttttaattttaattgtctGATGTTTTGAGAGTTATTTGAGAAAATGGTGTCCGAAAATTACTCACTACATCATttttagtagaaaaaaaaacctttattatGTCCATTTAATATGTCATAATAATTCGTATTTTCAATCTCTTcctttgttatcatttttattttttttttttttttggcattttagTGGGATCGATTTGTAAtaagaaatgccaaaatacttcagaaaatgggaaaagcactaaatttggcacattttttatcaaagcaaaagacatttttttcatgaTACCCATTTGATACTTTTCAAGATGGCCGATACGGCGGCCATTTTAAATATGGCCCCTAAAACTTGATATTAACTGTTAGGGATTCTAATGAAAGCTCATTATTTACATCCATTCCCAAAATGCactgaaatataaatgtatatgatacaATGAatcttaattttttataaaaagcatAGAATATCAATTCAAATGTAGCTGATTTCtatctgtttccatggtaacgacGAAAATATAGCCGTAACACCTGTTTtgtattataaacaaaatttttgtcatgttctcgtattttatttttctatcttattttaCTTGATGAAGTTTGTACTATATATCTTATATTTCATCCACTACAACATATCAGAAGATTGTTGTTATTCCCCTACCAGTGTTTAGCCGGAAGGGGCTTATACGTTGCCCCAATATGCTGTCATTCCGTAAGTCATGCAAAGTGGGATACTGCGATAGCTTAAAAAGtacaatataattttttatgaaacatgatACATTGATGGATAGCGATATGAAGAatgccaaaataatttaaatttgttgctatggcaactaatgtggttgctatggcaacaactAGTCCAATAATATGACAAAAAAGTGTCATCCTGCGAATTTTTTAAAGTAAGGGAAATGTTTCTTGACAAATTGTACACAGAAAAATTGAGAACATGATATTATCTTATTTTGTCAATTTGTAaatccgttcgtccgtctgtatgtccgtccatcagtcaaaaatgttgaattcttcTATAACTTTAAAAGAACAAATTTCAAAGAtttcttcatgaaacctggtttATAGATGGGAAGTAATTTGGAGAATATGCAGGTCCTTTAGCTTAGTTTCTATGCAAAACTTTTGGTCTCTGTGTTACCAACTATGACAAATATTCTTTTCGGTTAGGGTCTTAAAATGCactatttattataataaattataggGACATGCTAGTACATGTAGAATCAAATGAAACAACTATGGACCGACTGTCAGAATATCTGCATGATACATTGGTCAGATAAGTATTTATTATGCAAAACAAActgtaacaaggcagtctgaaagacagctaaatcccccgccactgctatggatagtgaaagggtaaacctttgattttagctgtgaccttgaccttgaactgacatggctgactcatgaattctgcacaacgtcttgatgaagtgatcatttgaacaaagtttcatgaaaatccttcaatgggtttaggagatacagagctgaaacctttgaccttcagttgtgaccttgaccttgagttgacatggctgactcatgagttcttgatgaggtgatcatttgacccaagtttgatgaaaatccttcaaggggttaaggagatacagagtggacaccaaatggaaggctcaaaccttcgacccttagttgtgaccttgaccttgagctggcatggttgactcataatttctgcacatcgttctgatgaggttatcatttgacccaagttttataaaattccttcaaggggtttaggagatatagagcggacacgaaatggaaggctcaaacctttgaccttcagttgtgaccttgaccttgagccgacatggctgactcataagttctgcacatcgctttgatgaggtgatcgtttgacccaagtttgatgaaaatcctgcaaggggtttaggagatatagaacggacacaaaatggaaggctcaaacctttgaccctaagttgtgaccttgaccttgagccggcatgactgactcataggttctgcacatcgtcttgatgaggtgatcatttgaccaaagttttataaaagtccttcaaggggtttaagagatatagagcggacacaaaatggaaggctcaaacatttgaccctaagttgtgaccttgaccttgagccagtatggctgactcatgggttctgcacatcatcttgatgaggtaatcatttgacccaagttttataaaattccttcaaggggtttaagagatatagagcggacacaaaatggcaggctcaaaaattgaccttgagttgtgaccttgaccttgaaccgacaaggttgactcatgggttctgcacatcgtcttgatgaggtgatatttgacccaagtttcatgaaattccttcaaggggtttaggagatatggaccggacacgattttgttacggacggaaggacggacagacggacggaaggatggacgaacggaaggacggacgcagaccattcctataatccctccgccacggcgggggattaacaaagaAGAATATGTCTGAAAATAATGAATTTGCCTTCATGGTCTAACTTGGAAAACACATAATAACTATTCTGTGATATATACAACTCAACAAGGTGACAAAGGTACATGTATCAGTACACACTATCACAAGATGGTAGACCACATGAGTAAACTTGCATAAGGCTGTGTAGAGAATTTTAGCGCTTGACATTACATCTTCCTCAACACCCTTTGTATAGTTTGCACATGTATTTGAGAAGTTATTGAGGCAAGAATACCAGAAAGGCTCTAATTTGTCAAAACACCTCTGGTCAGCCTCATTCCTCTTGACTTAAAATCTCAGGAAATGCTTATTTTTGTATTTGGCCTGCAATGCGTCCGTGGAACCCGTAGACTACCTGAATCCTCCTTTCGGTGCGGAAGCTGGAGGCGGCAGTGCGATTTCTGTAGGGATTCATGGGCTCCGCAGTCTCTACGATTTTGTACAGccaaaagttatacaaatttgaaaaaaagtcctAAACCCATAGCCCATAGACATGTCGCAGATGACATTGCACAATCCTTGCACGGGCATCGTTAGGAGACTGTGCGCTGATCGGACAGCCAACGCACGATTTTCCGTGGACAGGGTACCCAAAAGATATCGTACGAAGAATATAGACTGGTGGATCCTTCGCGAGGCCCTCGATCACCTGACGCAAGGTTTCCGCTCGCTGCCCATGCTCGCTGCCCATGCAGTACCCATGAAATCGAACGGATATTGATCAATTATTGCGCCGCAACCCTACAGGGGACGTATCATTGCCGTGTAGCGGCCTTGATATgagcaaaacatttttcagttggTCGTACAATTTTCGTGAGAAGCTTTCAAAGACTTCACGGCAACCGCGCTGAAATTACACGTTTTCCGTATAATCTCCGCGTAGCGTCCGTACGGATTTCTCCTGGCCTTCCCCCGATAGCCTGTACAAAAATGTCATGCTGCttgtatataatgtgaacagatACGCCGTAGCCCGCAGCCACCTATGATGCCTCAAAACCCGTAAGGAAAATCATAAACTAATTTATCGCACGGCGCCCGAGTCAAATGTGAATTTGGCAAAAGGGATAGAATACCTGACACCTTATGTGCCTGACTTGATAAGCAACCTTTTAAAGTATATTCAGGAGTTGTAGCAGACGACGGAGTAACGCACGCTGTAGACCTACTCTGAATGAATAGATGCTTACAAGCTTCATTGACATTTACTGCTGAACATGTTCTTTGTTAAAAAGAGCATTGAAAGGCTCTATCGTATTTGATCTAAGGAGGGCtcaattttaaagggaaaagtgggtctcatgctcattttttcGATTTTGCGTAGTTATGTTccaagttttgtgcttttcccattttctgaagtattttttcacGATTTTACTGGACTATTTTGGTAGGAAGGAGGTCAAAGACGCTAAGCTGATAAATAGTTACCTGTTCACCGGTATAATATCTGGTTGCCAGAAACTCCGACTTGGGATTTTCAGTTCAGTAACACCATTGAACTTTCCTGGTTCCCATTTTAATCTCGGATCAATCCACGACATCGATTCCAACAGATTGAGAGTCAAAATGTTGTTTTCCTGACCAACatagaaatatattatataaaatacaaagagGGTATTTTAAACATATCAAGCAGTTGTATCCTTAAACATTCGACAAAGCCAGCCTCTTTTAGAtatcattcattttgtttttatttccaaaCTTCCATGAGCTGTACTTTTAccactatttttaaataaatatcagaatgtaaagcAAAGTTATGCTTATTAAATGCAAGGAAGTTTGATTAACGTGGTCAACAAATTACACAAGTTTTAAACATTTGCTAAAGTTTTAATTTCTTGATGCAGATACTTCCTTCCTGACACCGTATTTAtaagaaaatgcaaaaacaaacgAGTAAAGCAACTATTCGCATGGTATTATGCGACTATTCATTTTTGCTATTCTACCTTATCATTTTGAACGTAACTATGACACAGGAAAATGCTAGTACTGACAGGAATTTACTGGGTATAATAAAGTATTGTTTCACTGTCATTTAAATGAGAAGGGTGTGTTTGTTTCTGTCTAGTGACTACGAGATGAGAGCAACAAGATAGGTACCGCGATATTCTAATTCGTGGCCACAAATTACTTTTCAAAGCATCAGGTTTACTAACACACTCATCGACAAAAATATACTCTAAAAGTGAATTTAGCATTGCATAGGCATAATTTGATATTCTACGATGTGAATACCTTAGTACAGGTATCGGAGATGCTACAGTGGTCTGATGTGTTAAATACACCAGTCGATTATTTGAAATTGATCTTGACACTGGATTATttgcatgtttatttttattttcccatgACTGCTTGGCAATTCAGtgccagaaaaaaaaatactgcgcTGAAAGAACGGTAACTCTACTCGTACAACAGGAAACAATATAGGTGACAGCACCTGCATATTTTTGAAAACGGACCATTCAGTTTTGAGGTATtccaaacaataacaaaatacaaaatgaattaataaactCGCGATATAAAGTGATTGCTACACAGATCACGGTTGTTGTTAATACAGCATTGTACCTGTTTGTTATATCGCGAAATTTTCCTTGAGCTGCCTTATCAATAATAATGTACGTTTCGATGGTGTTGCATTTACTCCTTGTCTGATCTGAATTTACGAAAGTGAGAGCAGTCTCGTGCAGCACACACAAACAAATTAATGAATAGTTTAGAAAAAATTcatgtcaaaattttaaatggtaaaaaaaaactctttaaatGCGGATTATTAAGTTTTTGTTGATATTTATCATTGACTTTCCTGCTGATTATTTATTAGTAAATTTTGTG
This Mercenaria mercenaria strain notata chromosome 17, MADL_Memer_1, whole genome shotgun sequence DNA region includes the following protein-coding sequences:
- the LOC123535557 gene encoding neuronal acetylcholine receptor subunit alpha-10-like; amino-acid sequence: MSWIDPRLKWEPGKFNGVTELKIPSRSFWQPDIIPVNSVDEYKGFVAGDLNAVLKYDGNVSFHPLKITKFICTLNESLLLAKEEVLCILKFTSWTRSGQELDLQLLYEPEVHDYSNLHLNMTKISARRNVSRYECCPEPYIDITYILTFRRK